A portion of the Malania oleifera isolate guangnan ecotype guangnan chromosome 3, ASM2987363v1, whole genome shotgun sequence genome contains these proteins:
- the LOC131150687 gene encoding transcription factor MYB30-like: protein MVRAPCCEKMGLKKGPWTPEEDQILISFVQKYGHGNWRALPKRAGLLRCGKSCRLRWMNYLRPDIKRGNFTSEEEENIIKLHEMMGNRWSAIAARLPGRTDNEIKNVWHTYLKKRLKQNHTTPDPPNNKNTRNSTHTAKFNTNKPHHQYGNSNNDINILIPSSPGVESCRAASPQPSSSDLSSETLSNNTGMIKKEEASMEGSIFHHPEIDESFWSEEPASSEFFPSAGESELQFPFSVLGPAAYSDSGCSASSSSGIEDGMGFWYDLYLRAGGLPEF from the exons ATGGTGAGAGCTCCTTGCTGTGAGAAGATGGGTCTGAAGAAGGGGCCTTGGACCCCTGAAGAAGATCAAATTCTCATCTCTTTTGTCCAAAAATACGGCCACGGCAACTGGCGTGCGCTTCCCAAACGAGCCG GTCTGTTAAGATGTGGGAAGAGTTGCAGACTTCGGTGGATGAATTACTTACGACCGGACATTAAGAGGGGAAACTTcactagtgaagaagaggaaAACATCATCAAGCTACATGAAATGATGGGGAATAG ATGGTCTGCTATCGCGGCGAGACTGCCCGGACGGACCGACAACGAAATCAAGAACGTGTGGCACACCTACCTCAAGAAGAGGCTCAAACAAAACCACACCACCCCTGATCCCCCCAACAACAAGAATACCAGAAATTCCACTCACACTGCAAAATTTAATACCAATAAACCACATCATCAATATGGAAACTCGAATAACGACATCAATATTCTAATTCCTTCGAGCCCCGGAGTCGAAAGTTGCCGGGCGGCGTCCCCGCAGCCGTCCTCCAGCGACCTCTCGTCGGAAACATTAAGCAACAACACTGGAATGATCAAGAAGGAAGAAGCGTCCATGGAGGGTTCTATCTTTCATCATCCCGAGATTGACGAGAGCTTCTGGTCGGAAGAACCCGCGTCGTCGGAATTTTTTCCGTCAGCCGGCGAATCGGAGCTTCAGTTTCCCTTCTCTGTGCTGGGACCTGCTGCTTATTCCGACAGCGGGTGCAGTGCTAGTTCATCATCAGGCATTGAAGATGGGATGGGGTTTTGGTATGATCTATATCTCCGGGCTGGGGGTTTACCAGAGTTCTGA